GTCGACGGCGAAGCCGGGGTGTCCGGCCAGCCGCTCCGCCGCCATGTCGGCCGCCATCCCCTTGACGATCCCGCCTCCGTCGAACCTCATGCCCACCGGCCGGGTGACTGTGTTCGTCTCCAGGTCCACCGAAACCTGCTTCCACCGGGCTCCCGGTTCGCTCCCGCCGGCCTTGCGAGGTGGCCCCAGCGCAAGGGCCAGGACCAGCGACAGCGTGCCGCGGAAGCGGTCCTCCCGGTAGCCTGCGGCCTCTATCTCGTTCAGGAATGTGAAGTCCACCAGACCGCCGGTCGCCTCGGCGGCGCCCAGAGCCGCCCGGACGAACCGCGCCATCAGCCGGCTGACGGGCACCTGTTCCCGGGGGTCGTTGTTCAGGGCCGAAAGCTCGCTCTCCGGCTTGAACCTGGAGAAGATGGCGTGGAGGTCGAGCAGAAGGTCGACTGTCGACTGGACCGCGGGCTCGGGCTCCCCGGCGGGGCCGGACCCGTCGACGGCAACCGTCGTCGCCCCGCCGAAGCAGGTGAACGTGCGCGCAACCTCGGTCAAGAGGCCTCCACCAGCTCCACCGGCAGCCCGAGGGCCTCGGCCGCCAGGTCGGATCGCTGAGAGGCGCTGAACAGCTCCAGGCTGATGTCGCTTCCGTCCTTCGCAACCGCCTCGATCGTGAGGGTCTTACGTGCCGACACCGCTACCCCCGACACTTTCTGTCCGTGGGTTCGATCCAGTCCGATCGCCAGCCGCAGCAAACCGGCGCAGCAGCGCACCAGGTACTGGTCCTTCTTGGGCAGAGCCCCGAACTCCGGGTGCTTGGACCCGGGGACGCTCTTGCGGTGGTACCGGGCGATCTGGGCGATGAGCTCGATCTCCCGGTTCGTGAACCCGGTCAGGTGCTCCGAGTTTCGGATCATGTAGTAGCTGTGCCGGTGGTGGCCGGCGTGCGACAGAAAGAGGCCCAGGTTACACAGCAGGGCCGCCGCCTCCAGGTACTCCCGGGCGTCGTCGCCCAGCCCGTGGAGCTCGGCGGTCTGGTCGAACAGGCTGAGGGCGAGCTGGGCCACGTGGTTGGAGTGGACCCGGTCCTCGTCCATCTGCTCGGCGAGGTTGACCACGCTGCGGCGCCGGAGATCGGACAGGTGGTGCAGCGATCCGCCGTGGTGCCGCTGCCAGGCGTCCAGCAGGACCCCCTCACGCAGGGCGTAGTCGGAGTAGACCATGGAGTCGATGTCCAGCTCCTCGAAAACCTGTTCGAGGATGAGGGCGCCGGCCAGGATGATGTCCGCCCGCTTCGGGTCCATCCCACCGAGCTTGGCCCGGGCCTCCGCCGAGGGCGCCTTCACCAGGGATTTGACCACCGCCTTCAGGTCGCCCCGGGTGAGCGGGAAGTTGTTCCACGTTTTGGGGGGCGGTATCTCATTGCGGGCGCCGGCCATCGCACAAAGCGTCGCCATGGTTCCGGACGACCCGACGGCTACGTCGAACCCAAGCCTGCGCACGTCCCGGCCGAACGCG
The genomic region above belongs to Actinomycetota bacterium and contains:
- a CDS encoding FAD:protein FMN transferase, yielding MTEVARTFTCFGGATTVAVDGSGPAGEPEPAVQSTVDLLLDLHAIFSRFKPESELSALNNDPREQVPVSRLMARFVRAALGAAEATGGLVDFTFLNEIEAAGYREDRFRGTLSLVLALALGPPRKAGGSEPGARWKQVSVDLETNTVTRPVGMRFDGGGIVKGMAADMAAERLAGHPGFAVDCEGDVRVGGTEGAVRMLEVPNPFGGPKLHEFEVKEGALATSSIAKRSWFQSMKPTHHILDPQTGVSAFTGVVQVSALAPTGLEGEALAKAAVLSGPEGAEAWLPHGGVILYDDGSAKVVEPPG
- a CDS encoding Ppx/GppA phosphatase family protein; this translates as MVSAESLEPSTGSPEVLAAIDIGTNSFHLVVARVGGPNTIEVMGREKEMVRLGSGAGELKHLNDDAVDRGIEALGRFRVMADAYGAPVTAVATSAVREAQNQQVFIDRARDEAGIEVEVISGFEEARLIHLGILQAVAVFDEQLLLCDIGGGSTELLVGLKGETIAARSLKMGAIRLTQRFFGADKTSPAAVESCRRYIRANLAAFGRDVRRLGFDVAVGSSGTMATLCAMAGARNEIPPPKTWNNFPLTRGDLKAVVKSLVKAPSAEARAKLGGMDPKRADIILAGALILEQVFEELDIDSMVYSDYALREGVLLDAWQRHHGGSLHHLSDLRRRSVVNLAEQMDEDRVHSNHVAQLALSLFDQTAELHGLGDDAREYLEAAALLCNLGLFLSHAGHHRHSYYMIRNSEHLTGFTNREIELIAQIARYHRKSVPGSKHPEFGALPKKDQYLVRCCAGLLRLAIGLDRTHGQKVSGVAVSARKTLTIEAVAKDGSDISLELFSASQRSDLAAEALGLPVELVEAS